CCCCCCCCCCCCCCCCCCCCCCCCCCCCCCCCCCCGGCCGGGGACTGCGCAGGCGCCGTCGAACCGCACCAAAGCCCGCCAGCGTAGCCAGCCCAAGCTCCGCACCGGCGGACGCGCACCGAGCTGGCTCCCTTCCCCCACGCAGTTTGTGGGGGAAGGGTTGGGGATGGGGGGCGCCGAGGCATGCGCCGGGCCAGGTGTGACGCGAGCGAAGTTCCCGCCGTTCCCTGCGTCCGAAGAAACGCGGCTCGGGTTTTCGTGCCGCTGCCGCGCCCCGGCTGAGAAGTGCCGCAGGCTAGATCCTTCGGCCCGCGTAGTGTGTGCTACGTGCAGGTACGGTGCGCCTGGGCCGCAGGATGACAACGTTTGGTGCGCGTGCGGGCCGCTCGTGCTCCATCAAGCTTCATCATCGACAACGAACAGAACCGCGGATGCACGCCCATCCTGATCCCACGAACCGCCGGTCGCCCGCAATTCCCGCCCTGATCGGGGTCGTGCTGGCGCTGCCGTTCATCGCCATCCTCATGTATCACCCCGATGGCGCGTACGACCTGCTCGCGCTGATCCTGGCGTTCACCGGAGGCGTCTACACGGGATCGGCGCTGCGGGCGGAGGTCGCGACGCGAAAGCTGGCGATCGAGTGGGCGTTTGGCGCGCTCCTGGTCATTGTGGCGGCGCTGAGCTTCTGGTGGTCTCCCACCTGGCTGGCGGCGGGCTTCGGCGCGCATGCCGCGTGGGACGTGGCCCACCACGCGCGCCCGCCGGGCCTGGGCATCCGCCGCTGGTTTCCGCCGTTCTGCGCCGGTTTCGACATCGCCGTCGCCGCGCTCGTCCTGTTCTACGCCTAACGCTCAGGTCGCCGGGG
This is a stretch of genomic DNA from Longimicrobium sp.. It encodes these proteins:
- a CDS encoding DUF6010 family protein → MHAHPDPTNRRSPAIPALIGVVLALPFIAILMYHPDGAYDLLALILAFTGGVYTGSALRAEVATRKLAIEWAFGALLVIVAALSFWWSPTWLAAGFGAHAAWDVAHHARPPGLGIRRWFPPFCAGFDIAVAALVLFYA